One Aegilops tauschii subsp. strangulata cultivar AL8/78 chromosome 2, Aet v6.0, whole genome shotgun sequence genomic window, TGAAAATTGGATCGGATTTTTGAAAGTCCCCAGAATCCAGGAAAAGAGGAGTATGATCAGATTTTTCTCTAGTCAGAGCTATAACTTGGGTTAGAGGATAAGCCTCTTCCCACTCTGTACTACAGAGAATTCTATCTAGTTTTTCAAAGGTAGGAATAGGCAAATTATTCCCCCATGTGAATTGTCTCCCATTCATATCAAGTTCTCTTACCCCAGCTTGTTCCAAAATGGCATTGAACAGGAAACTCCAATGTCCAGGGGACCCTGGTTTGTTTTTCTCACTGGATTTTCTAATAATATTGAAGTCACGTCCAATCAAGATGGGGTGGACACATTTCTGAAAAACCTTGGATAGCTCGGCAAGAAAGATTGCTTTTCTTTCTGGTTGTGCATCTCCATAAATCACCACTAGGTCCCAAATTAGCCTAGTTTTAACATCTTGGACTGTCATCTTAATATGATAGTCCCCCTCATCTTGTGAGATCACATCTAATGTGGTATAGTTAACCCCTAACAAGAGACCACCAGTTTCCCCCTAGCTGGAGTGAAATGCCATTGAAAATCCCTACCAGCACAAAGTTGCTGTAAATCATTCCTAGAGAATTGTTCTCTCATGGTCTCTTGTAAGCCTAAGAAATCCACCTTCATATCCATAATCATTTCCCTAAGGAATCTTTTTTTGATATCTCCCCCAAATCCTCTCATATTCCAAAAGATACCTCTcatcttctttttcttctttttcttactAGAAGATTCTAGGGCCTTAACTGCAGAGGCAGTTTTAACTCGAGAACCTCTGGTAGTTTTGCCTCTTTTTTCCCCTTTTTTTTGATGAGAAAAGTCCTCTCAGAAGTTCCcagtcatcttcctcctcctcttctctcTCATTTTCCCCTTGATCTAATAAATCTTCTAAAGTGTGTTCCCCAGTATCAATAATATCAAGCTCCTCAGACAGAGAGGTTTGCTTTTGATTTTTGTTATAATCTGCTAACCACATATCAATTCTATCCTGTTCACCCATTTTTATTAACTCCAAATTATGGTTAATTATGTCAGGTTTGTTCCCCAAATTAATTCCCACCCCCTCAGCAATCTTTTGAAGGAGACTATTAGATTTAGAAATAATATCAGAGGGTGCGGACTCACCATAATTGTTCTTCTGAGCCACTCTCTTTTGCCAGCTCAGTGATCTTGCGGTCTTCTTTGCCTTTCAATCTAGTGCATCTCCTTAGTTCCTCTTCCTATAGGGATTCCAATTCTCCTTTCTTAGCTTTTTTTACTTTTGTTCCAAAGGTATTAGTTTCCTGGCTAGCAGTATAATCCACTGGCTCCATATAGCCCAGGCCAACAGCCTGATCCATCAGCTCAAGGTCTGTCATTTCCTCCCCCTCCACCTGCTTGTCTTCTTCTGCTGCTCCCTCCTCAGTATCCTCTCTTTCATCTTCATTTTCAGTGTTTTTCTCCTGACTGTGACCCCCTCACCTCTTCATTTACTTTCAAATTGATTTGCAACAGTTCATGTTGTCTCTGAACCTCCTTTTCTAGTGTTTTCCTTATGATATCCATTTctttcctctttttttcttccAACATGAGTTGTGCAGTCTGCCTGGCTGCTAATTCCTCTGCCTTTTGTAATCTCACCCTCAAACTTCCTTCTTCACCCTGAATGTCTCTACCTATTACTGCCTCTGTCTTTTTCTTAGCTATCTCACTTTTTTGGGCCATGTCACCTGTTTTGAGCACCACTTGTTCATATTGTTTCAACCCCAAGCTCCCCAGACTGACATTTGATTTTCCAGACTCAGATTGTTTGCTCTTCTTCTGCATATCATTCTCTCTCTGTGTTTCAGAATTTTCCAGGTCAAGATAATCAAATATTTTCCTTTTATTCCCCTCATCAAACTTGTACCACCCCTGTTCTGCAATAGAATCAAACTCAAAGCCAATGTCATAAAGTAGCAAGTCTTTTGTAGTTATTTCAGTGCCAGCAGGGATCTTGTGCAGGTCTCTCACTCCCACTTTCACCCAGATTTCTTCCTTGGAATATATGTGTTCTACATCCACCTCAACCACTGGCCCCAGAGCTGAACCAATTTCACATGCACCCAGGTAATGTCTCAGAGTATCAGGGACTCCCCACTTAATCCAAACTGAGTGAAGTTTCCCTTTTGCTTTATCATCAGGACTCCAAAAATCCACCTCCACCATAGCTCCTATGCCAAGCAGGGTGAACTTGCCAAAGTCTTTAAGCTCCACCAGCTTGGCTTACTGGGAAATCTCATCAGGAAAGTTTTTGGGCTCTGAAATTTGGCTCTCCAAGTCCACCCCCAGTCAAACATCTTGCTGAAACCATAGGCCACAGTGGTATCATTCAACTGTCCTTCATGCACAGTAACCAAAGCCATGGGATTTATGTGTTCAGCAGCTACAATATCCTTAGTGTTCTGAACCAAAAGGCATCCTAAACCCCTGACATACTTGGCAACTGGTTTGACTTGTTTCAACACAGTACATTCTTTAGTATTGTGAGATGGCCTCTGGCATACCACACAGAAAATCTTGTTTTTGCAGTCACTCTTCATGTGTCCCTGTTCTTTGCAATTGACACAGAAAAGTTCTTTGGAATTTCctgtttctttcttttttgttGTCTCTTTAGATCCTTCCACTCTTGCcccccttgagtctgcagaacttCCTGTTTTGGCATATTGGAAAGAAGAAATTGATATTGCTGTGCCATTTGTTCTTGTGGCATAAAACCAAACTGCCCAAGCCCCATTCATACTGGCACTATCTATGGAAAGTTGGTGTTGCTCATCATTGGGAAACCCCCTGCCATCTGGATAGGCCCTCCCTGTACCCCCATCTGTTGCAGATTTGAATTATTAGCCGCAAACCCACTTCCATGTCCAGTCTCACCCATCCCAGCTTGAGATCTCTCTTGCTATTTTCCACTTCTGTCTGATGTAAACCTTCCAAGTTTGTTGTCTCCATCTCTGCCATTCCTCGTGGAAGTCCCTTCCCCACCAAAGCCACTACTATTAGTCCCTGATCCCCCTCTGAAGCTCCCCTCTCTGTTTCTCCAGCCATATCCATCAAGCTCTCTCTCATCTTGCCTGTTAAATCCTCTCCCAAAACTTTCAGATCTGCCATAGAAGTTACCTCTTCCTCCTGGATTGGCTCCTCTCCCTGGTCTTGGTCTCCAATTCTCCTGCCTGCCTGCCATGGTTTCTTCTCCTTCCCAGAGGTTTTCTCTCTTCTCGACGCTCTCCCCCCAGCTTGTCGCCGCTGAAATTTTGCTAGGGTTTGGGAGGTGGAGGAAGTCAGGTTCTGGGATGGAGGGTGGGATTCCCCCTTTATATAGGTCCACACCCACCCCTCCTTTTTCTGGGCCCTTTTTATTCACCACTCCCCTGGGCCATGTTCCTGCGAGGCCCATCTGACCAACCTCCCCCCTTTTCCCATAATCCATCCATGTCACTTTCATCTTTTCTTCCCCTGATTCATGCCCTTTTTTATCATTCTGAATTTCCTCCATCACTTCTTCTAACATAAAATTTCCTGGGATTTTTTCCACCCCTATGTCTTTGTCAATTATCATATCATCACAGAGAATCATATCTCTATTATCAATTCTTCCCTCATTAACTTTTGTGTCTCCAGACTCAGTATCAATATCAGATAGGTATTCAGGGAATCTAGCTAAATCCCAGACTTTGGTTACCTTATTTTAATTTTTATCAAAGCCATATCCATTTTTTCATTGTTAAATCTCCCCCAACTAGGGGAATCAATGTGAGTGAAAAATTCTTGATGTTCAGTCTGATTTCTAATTCTCTGCCTTTTATCATTTTTTACTTCATTTTTTATCAAAAGGCTTTGAATACAATTGTTCATCTTCTTCTCCATCCTACGATTGACACGCCTAATTTGGTGTTGTGTATCAATTTTGCCCTGACTGAATCATGAGTATGCGTCAAGTATTTGAGTACAGGAGAGCAGACAGTACCTGAAACGGCGATATCCTCGTCAGGATCATCATCTGAATCCTCACTAGCCAGCCACCAAAAGTGGTTGCTGACTAGCGAGGGATTCAGAAGTTGTTCCCGGCGAGGCGTGCAGAGCGGCGAGGCTCCGGAGTTGGAGGGGCTGGAGCGAGTCGGGCAGAGCGGCGCGGCGCCTCCACCACCACCTGCGACGCCTAACCCACCGGATCTTCGTGGATCACGATCGGAGCCATGGCCAACCCTGGAGCAGGGAGAGCCAGGACCCCCTCGCGAGGTCGAAGCGCCGATTCCCTCATTGCCGGGGCGAGATTTGCGGTCGCGAAGATGGTGAAGGCCAGCCACTTCCTCGCCACAGATCTCACCGGCGAATTCGCCTGATCCGCCGCCCACAGAAGCACCTGCAGTGGATGTTTGCGCCCACCGCGTCCGAACAGCGATCTCTCCTCCGCCACCGTCAGATTCTCTACAATCGCCTCCGCCTCCGCATACATCTCGCGCTTGCTCATGTACCACGCCCCGATCTCCCTCAGCCGGACTCGCAAACGCGCATCCCTGCCTGCGAACCTTTGCATCTTCTCTTTGTCGATCTCCACCATCGTCGCCGCGGACTCGAGCAAGCAGAGCAGTAGATGAGGCGTGCGGGAGAGAAAGTGGGGGATGAGGGGGAATCTGAGCGACCCCCTTCGAATTTAATCCCCAACCCACCGCAATTGCTCTCCCACCAGCCGCATTACCTCCTTCGCCGGCTCTTGAGGCGTCGTCCCcgccggtgatctcctcctcgaTGTGCGCAACGTGGCAGGGGAACGCGACCGTAGCCCCCGGGGTCAGAACGATCCCTCCCCCCGAGTGTACATCGACCGTGCATCCCCGCTCGTCGATGAGATGCACCGTCGCAGGGTGCGGGCGGAACACCACCACGCCCCGGTGGTACTTGGGAGACGTCACCGACCTGAGGTCGACGGCAAACCACGCCGACCACCGTAGCGTGTCGGGTTCGCCAACCGCGTCGCCAGACACGTCACGCGAGAGACGTGCCATCTGGCAAATCAAAAGGGCGCACTCTTACCGCGAGATGGCAAATCAAACCCACAAGCTCTGCTGACCACGACATGACATGGGTGATCAGTGTTGCTGCAGGCAAGGTGCATCATCGGAGCGGCATGGCACAACTTTGGGTCTCCATGTATGCATGTGTTGTAGATGAGGCAAGGTGAGGAGCAGATGGAGAGGAAGGGGAACGCGGGGATGAGGGACTAGATTGAGATAAATAGAGAGAGGAGGGCAGGCGAGAAACGCGCAGAGACATCAGATGGGAGGTCGATCCGCGTGACATGATGGGGAGGCCGATGGATGGCAGGCGGCAGGAACAAGAGGGAGGGAGTAATAGAGCGCCTGGTTTCGAGGAAGAGAACAAGACTCCAGAAGATGATCACCTTCCAGATTGCATTTGCCGAGGCACATAAAGGAACTCCTTGGAAGAAAGCTCGGTTAGGCCCTGCAAACAATATCCCATTTTGCAGGGCAGTGCCCTCCAACAACTTCAGAGCCCTTCCAAAGGAAGGCCCTGCAAATCTTGTCGATTTTCTTGAACACCCAAGGAGGAGGGTCAAGAGAATCAGGTTGAAGATTGAAATGCAGGTTAGGACAGACTGGACCAACACAAGATGACCACTCTGCGTTAACATTGTAGACCGCCACGATGCAAGACGCGACCTTATGATGTCCAATAATAATCTTTGAAGGTCCTCTTTACTAGCCCTTTTGCAGTTCAGTGAGTGAGCCTACAGCCGAGCATATTGCAACAGAATGTGGCTAGATAATCATCACATAGGATGGGTGAGCTTGAACTTTTGGATAAATTACAACTCAGTCCAGAAGCCCCTTTAAGGATTTCCAACAAAGAGTTCACGACCTGAACATCCACCGGGGAAGCCCGCACAAAAAGGATAACATCATCAGCAAACAGAGATAATGTTTGCGGAACAAGTCCAGGAGGAAACATGGTGAAAAGACCACAAAAATCTGCCTTAGAGATCACCCGGTCAATTTAGAGATGTGTGTTTAAGCTGTGAGGCTTGTTGCTGCAATTCAACGAAACTTTGTCACTGCTTCATCTACAAAATTTAAAGAACTGACCACATGGTGTAGGATAGGGCATTTCAAGCGAATGGCTTATCCACTGCAACAACTGGCCTTTGTCAACAATATAGACAATGGCACAAGTTAAGATTATATGAGTGAGTGCATTTTCGTTTCTCAGCAATCAAACAAGGAAATCCACAACTCTCCATCTACAATGGCACCAGTTGATACATATGAACATGCTCAAAGTCAGAATGCAAATAGACATTCAGGTTCAATTATGGGCCAACCAGCCAACGTCTCTCTTTTGTTTACTTATTAAGTCGGCCACACAATACAATACAATGCAAACTTTAACACGACAAGACCAACACCGGCGCTCAACGAAAAATAAACAGAGAAATATGATCCTCCTTTTTTGGAGCAGAGCATTTCCTTCCTGAGATATGCAAACAAGGCAGGCGCCCTTCCTTCCTTCTGCACAGCAAAATGCAAACTCGGGGTCTGATACATTATATAATAATACATACACCCAGCAGTAGAAATCTCTCTGCATACGTTGAAAGAAAGAAAGAATCTGCATCCAACCTTTGCATcgtcaaaactatttaagctcaGTTTTTTGTGATCAAGCAACAACACTGAGGGAAATCCAAGAAAAACAGCCCCCAAACCGACGGTGGCATTGGCACTAGCTAGCATGTAAAAACACACAGTACAATGTTCAATAGACAGCGAACTAAACTGCTCGCAGAAGCAGGCGCAGCCCAGGCCCCAGGCAGTGTGATCAAATTGGCTTCAACGATGGGGCTTTGGCGCAGCGGGCACTGACCTCCAGCTAGAAACAAGGAACTCACGGCTCAAGCCGTGTGCGCCCCAGCAAGCGGGCGCGAGGCTTAATCAGGCTCCATCTGGGCCTGTTGGAAGTACATAATTGTGAGCAACCATGTCTATTGAGCTAGTAGTATCTCCAGAGTTTTCCTAAGCACATGTACTTTCACCAACAGTAGTCACAATCATGTGAACTGATGATGAAGAAACAACGGTGTGAAGTTTGAATAGCTCAAGAAATGTACCTGATTTAGGAGTCCAATGCTAGCAACTTTGACCCCTTACCCCTTTCATCTCAGCTTCACATAAGACATTTATTTAAAATTGGGCTATTTAACTGCTTTCTTCTCCCAGTTCAGTCCATACTGCAGAAGCATAAAAGTTGGTTATTCTGTTATAACTGATATAAGATATCTCTCGAGCCCATTCTTATGTTCAAAGTTGACCCACCCATAATAACTTATATCAACCCGACATATCATATAAGATATCTTCTTCTGCTGCAGTGCCCTGCTTGAGGCGCTTGGCAAGACCACAGCCTGTAGGAGAAAATGACCGTCGTCATGCTTTTCCGTCATGTCCGATACGTTCAACGGATGTATACTCCCTGAGGAATGCAATGTGGGTGGaaataaaacaaacaaaaaatgaTCAGTCTACTGCACAAGCAATGTAATGCATCAAAGGAATGCAGGAAAGAGTAGAGTAGAGTAGCTCTTATTAAAGTAGCTTATAGCTAGCACACAGCGGTCTGCATTTTACTTAAGCTGTCCTACTTATGATGTGATTTGGCTCCAAGAAAGAAAGTGGCCGTGCAGTCAAAATTAAATGCGACTACTAAAAGGAAGAAGAGACCAACAACAGGGAAAGACCTCTCTATACATGTACTACACAAAGCACAGAGACCactgttgccttggttctgaccCAAGAACCGTTCAGTCACTCACTACCTGGGCAATACAACACAGCTAGAGATGCCCAACAAGTCCTCCATCCTACACTGTTGGTGGTTCATCATTAACTATCTACAAAACTTAAGCTTCCAGGTTGAGACTCCAATCAACGCCCATGAAAAACAGCACAAACCCATTCGATTTGTGGACCAACATCACACAGGCCAAAGTAGACCAACGTCCAAATCCTTCATACTACTACTCCTACTGACAAATCAAAACAATTAAACACTACAGACGGCCCTGCTGGTCTCAGGTCGTGGCATCATTGAGACTTACTTCCAGGTATACAAAACTTCATACTGGGCGAACCACGGCTACTTTCTCAGTCCTTGAGTTGTTGATCTACAAAGGAAAGCAACGTCAGATTCGAGACTAGCTGCCaacactacatgatgtttgactGGAATACATAGTAGACAAGTCAGAGTGAGTACTTACAGTTCCACCACTAGTTAGCCAAGCTTCACATGTAAATAGTTGAGCAGTAAGTAAATCCTCGGCATTGATCACCATCTTGATTCACTGTTCAATGATCAGAACAAAATCGATTTTACTTGTATTCAGTAGTGATTGGCACATAAAAATAGAAAATCACAGAACTGATGGAACACTGAAAACTGTGTGTCTCTATTATATTCAGTACAGGAGACTAGAAACTTTGAACAGTGACTGAAAACTGTAATAGCTAAAAAAAGGTAATCTTCTCATAGCTCAGAACTGAAAAAAATAATGAATAGGACGTCACTGGATGCATCTACTTACCGCAGCAATTCAAGTCTGAGCAACGCCATGAGGGGACAGGCTTCAGAATTACCACCTAGCTCCAGGCTACAATTCTGCTAGGCAATTTGTCATTTTGCTTCTTCTTGCAGTACTACACAGTGTATGGCTTGGAGGCATATTGGGCGAACCGCAGCTACTTGTTTCTCGTTGTCCACGAGTGGTTCATCTACAAAACAAAGCAACATCATGACTAAGACTAGCTACCAACAGTTGCTGAAACACATAACAGATCAGTCTCAGAGCGAGGAACTTACAGTGCAATCACTTATTAGGCAAGTTCATATTGAGCAGCAAGTGAATCCCTCACATTAATCAACATCCTTATTCACTAACTGTTGACTGATCGAACAAATTGCTTTACTTGTATTGGGTAGTCCTGGGAACATAGAAAAAGAGATCACACAATTGATTCAACACTATGTCTCTGGTCAACATAGGAGACTAGAAAGATGGAACACTGAAAACTGTTATAGCTACAATATAGGAAATAAGTAATCTTCTCATAGCTCAAAACTGAAAAACGATGAATAGCTTGCAATACGCATCTTAGTGAAACCAAGCAAGAGAAATAAAAGTTGAGTTGCATTGTGGCTTTTGATGGATGTGCGGTCTGCATCAGAAACTACGACCGGACCACCGAACCATGGAATTTCATCCGAGGTTAAAATCCTACAGAGGAAAAAACACGCACGCACACATGGCTAGCCCTGACCTGCTGTAGTTTAAGTGTTTAACTAGCAGCAGAGCAAACACCTGGCCTGTGTAGCAGCCAATGAAATTTTCTGGTACCATCAGTTGCTGTGTGCCTTTCATGTTCGCCAGTTAAGTTAGTTGCCCAGCAGCAGAATAGAAGCAAGTATATATACCCTATTTTCTTCCTCAACATGTATATAATATAGGTCAGATCATTCAGTGCATAGTTGTTGtacactccctccatcccaaaataagtgtctcaaacTTAGTACAACTTTGCACTAAAGGTAGTACAAAGTTAACGTGGTTTTAGCAATACACTGTGGTTCAGGAACTTGAATCATTTAAATTACTAGAGCGCTACATATCAAAACAGAGGAGCCCCAAGCTTATCTAAAAGAACAACTCTGAACCATCGTCCCATCATAGACACAAGAACATATATCTTCAATTCTTTTCATGGTTTTGCCTCGGTGGTTCTACCCACTCAGATAGAAAAGACATGATTTTTTGAACCCCAAATCAATAGGTGATGTGGAAGCATGCATGTGCAGaaaaatatactccctccgttccaaagtAAGTGTAGATATAGAAGATAAAATCAGATGTACAAACATAGCTGCTCTGCCAAATAGGCTTGGTAGTAAACAACCATAGGTTTAGAGATGCAAATATACAACTACATACTACTAACATGGTTTAGAGATGCAAACATAACTGTGCTTTCAAGAACAGATATGCAAAAACAATCACTCATGTTCCACAAAAATGCCAAGAGAAGtggacttcctttttatttctctttataGTGCCCACATATAATAATACATAGCTTATATTACTCGAACATGGTTTGCATAAAACATGTCAAACAGCTTTACATCCAGAACACTACAGGAGAAAATGTCTGGAGATGCTTAGACACTACATAGGAGTTAGTGTGGTGGCGCGTGGTTTGCAGTTCTCCCCTACGATCATACTTAAGACCAAACGTGCTCATGTGGAGCACACAGCCATCACGGTCACCAAAGGCGCACTTAAACTCCACTCCCTCGCGTAGCGCAAACTCCACAAGGCAAAAGCAGAGGTAACAAGTACATGCATTGCAAGCAAGCTACTGAATTAGAAActgaaaagaaataaaaatacaATAGAATGACATAAGAGACATAGATATATATCAAAGAATAGAACTGAAAAGATGTCAAAAGAAAAGAACAACTCTAAACCATCGTCCCATCATAGACACAAGAACATATATCTTTATTTCTTTTCATGGTTTTGCCTCGGTGGTTCTACCCACTCGGATAGAAAAGACATTATTGTTTGAACCCCAAATCAACAGGTAATGTGGAAGCATGCATGTGCAGAAAAATATACTCCCTTCATTCCAAAATAAGTTTAGATATAGAAGATAAAATCAGATGTACAAGCATAGCTGCTCTGCCAAATAGGCTTGGTAGTAAACAACCATAGGTTTAGAGATGCAAAAATACAAGCTACGTATATACTACTAACATGGGTAGAAGCACAATGAATTGTCTTAAAAAATAACCATAGCCTTGCGCCATACAGAGTCATTTGATGAAGTTGTTAATCACCATATACTAACCTGATTGTTATTTGTTTCTTTCTTCGTGAACATATATGACTAGACACTATTAGCTGCACAAGTTTTCCAATTTTTGCCAGAACTGGGATTGGCAATACTTAACAGATTTGCCACCATTTACTTCTTTTTTGTGTACTCATAGATGATTTAATTTTGCCGTAAGAAAACTCTAATTTCTCCTTAATGGAAAGGCAGAGCTTCTGCCATGTTTCTTCAAAATAAGAAAATAATTTCAGTGTCTATTATGATATTACAATAGAATTTCACCATCCATATTTAACATAGTGTTATTGCAGGAGCAAAAGACAGACCCACTTTTAGTTTTTGTAATGTGTGATCATCAAGAACAGATATGCAAAAATAATCACTCATGTTCCCCAAAAATGCCAAGAGAAGTGGACTTCTTTTTTATTTCTCTTTATACTGCCACATATAATACATAGCTTACTTTACTCTCGGACATGGTTTGCATAAAACATGTCAACGAATAGCTCTACATCCAGAACACTACAGGAGAAACTGTCTGGAGATGCTTAGACACTACAAAGGAGTTAGTGTGGTGGCGCGTGGTTTGCAGTTCTCCCCTACGATCATACTTAAGACCAAACGTGCTCATGTGGAGCACACAGCCATCACGGTCACCAAAGGCACACTTAAACTCCACTCCCTCGCGTAGCACAGACTCCACAAGGGAAAAGCTGCCGTCGCCCATGTACGCGAGACTGGGCCTCGCAAATGCCAGCCGCCTCTCCGGGTCCTTGTGGAACAGCTTCTCCTTGGTCACCTTCCACTCCAGCTCCACCGCACTTGTGCTGCTGCGGGAGGCGACCTCACAGGAGCATATATACCCGTCCTTATGAAGCCCGACCCATGCGTCTAGCCCGTCGGCGTAGTAGGCTTGTCCTTGGAACGGTAGAGCCCAATCCCCATGCAACCTCCACTCGGAAGTCCTGGTGTCGAAGGAGAAGGTGCCCTTTGGAAGATGATGATAGCGTATGTCATGCGCAGACATGAATATGGTGTGCCCGTCCGGGTGCAGCGCGTAAGAGGTGATCACGTCGTCCATGGCGAATGGTGGCGGCGAGGGCACACTTTTCCAGGACCACCTCATGGTTGGGCTCGGCCACGGCTCGTCCTTGTCCATTGGCGCCCACGACATGGCCTCGAAGGAGTGCTGCTCATGGACATGGCGATGCGTCAACGCGTACAGCGTGCCGTCGGCGGCCACGGTGAAGGTGGTCGTATCGATGAGTCGAACCGGTGGACGGGGACCCATGGTGAGCCCAGCCGTCTCGGTGTCGAACACGAGGGCGGGAGTGTGTGGACAGCATGGGTTGGTGGTGATGAAGATGTCGCTGCCCATGGCGGTGAAGTCCATGTGAAGACGTTTTACCGGTGCGGCTAACCGGAGGGCAGCAGGGTCAGGGAACCCATGGTGCAGGTCGGTGGTGGTGTCCTGCAAGGCGTCCACGTCGATCTTGTGGATGCTGAAGCTGAAGCCCTTGTGCCAATCATCCAGCACCAGGTAGAGGTGCTTCTTTGGCACACGCCGTGGCCTTTTTCCGGTGCGGCCGCCGTTGGGTTCAGAGTGGTGACGCTTAGACATGTCTCGTTCAATCGATCTTCCGGCCTTTACTGGATCTAAAGATTGATTTTTTGATTCTGATGATGGTTACGAGGTTGCTAGTACAGGAGAAGAAATCTATAGACAAACGGAAGTGCA contains:
- the LOC109748229 gene encoding uncharacterized protein, whose amino-acid sequence is MSKRHHSEPNGGRTGKRPRRVPKKHLYLVLDDWHKGFSFSIHKIDVDALQDTTTDLHHGFPDPAALRLAAPVKRLHMDFTAMGSDIFITTNPCCPHTPALVFDTETAGLTMGPRPPVRLIDTTTFTVAADGTLYALTHRHVHEQHSFEAMSWAPMDKDEPWPSPTMRWSWKSVPSPPPFAMDDVITSYALHPDGHTIFMSAHDIRYHHLPKGTFSFDTRTSEWRLHGDWALPFQGQAYYADGLDAWVGLHKDGYICSCEVASRSSTSAVELEWKVTKEKLFHKDPERRLAFARPSLAYMGDGSFSLVESVLREGVEFKCAFGDRDGCVLHMSTFGLKYDRRGELQTTRHHTNSFVVSKHLQTVSPVVFWM